CGTAATTTGGAATGTCTCTCTCAGGGCCGTCTTAGAAAAATCTGAGCCAGCGAGATGACCAGAGTCTTTCGCCACCATTAATTGATGAAGCAGGGGGTTAATAGGCTGCATGACAGATTTCGCGTGAATACTAGATAGGTTTAGAAAAATCCCGCTTCTGTTAGCATTGGCATCCAGCAGCGGGAAATAGGGTTAGAGAGAACTCGGTTTGTAGGATAGTCAAACAACCATGCGATTAATCAGAGCTGAACGATATCGTTCAGCTCTGACTGCAGAGCAGCGCATCTATCTTATTTCTGCCAGCACTATTGTGGAGTTAGGAAGTATCTATCTACGTGCTGTCAGGGGACTAACGGAAACGGTGAACGTTGTGGAATTTCTTGTGGCCGATGAACTTCTTCTTGCCGTGGAATTTGTCATGACCATGGTGGCCTTTCTTCACTTTCTTGAATTTCTTGTGACCGTGATGACCTTTCTTGAATTTCTTGAACTTAAGGGCCACCAGTTGCGTCTCTGACTGGCTTTCAATGGAATGGTCAAGTGTCTTCGCTTCGGCTGTGCGACCTGTCGTTAAGCCAAGGGTCATCACGACGAGTCCGACAAGAGTGGTATTGATTAGACGGTTTTTGTTGTTCATTATTTGGTTCTCCAACCTCGATGACTTCAATCTACGAGGGTTGTCTGAGAACCAGATGATCCCTTTCGATACGCGCATGACAAACTTGCTGAGGGGTTCGGTCGAGCTTGCTGAGAAAACTGAGAAAGGGAGAACCCTAAGCTGAGACAATCGCTCCCCACACTTCATACCCTCCCCCACACTTCATACCCTCTCTCACCCAAACTACAAAACACACCCTGATCGCAACTCCACTCCCAGGAGCAATGGTCTAAGGCCGGTCGGAGACCATCGCAACTCTGGGCACTCAGAGATCAGCCCTTCTTTCTCTAGACTGTGCCCAACCTCAGCAAAACCGCAGAACTTACAGTGATTACAACTGCCATCACACAGCGGGCGATCTATATTGCAGCTCCTATGACAGTATTGATGCCCCGATAAATGTCAAGGCGCGTTCAAATTCTGTTAGATGCCTGCAATGATTGGAAAAATAGTCGTTGCAGGAGGTTGAATGCTAATTATTTGGGTTAAATCCAGTCGGGAAGTGAGTCGTGTCATCAAAGTCAGCCTCAGCAAGTTCAGCGTCTTCAAGGATTGCACCTCTAAGATCTGTGCCTAGTAAGCTAGTTCCTCTAAGATCAGTCTGGGTTAGGTCAGCTTCGTTTAAGTTTGCATAACTCAAGTCGCTTCCCCTCAGATTGGCACTATTGAGATTGGCTTCACTGAAGTCTGCATAACTGAGATCTGCACCCTTTAAATTCAGGCCACTCAAGTCAGCTTGACTTAAATCAATCTCTCTAAAATCGCGTTTTCCAGCGGCATAGCTTTTAAGGAGTTCATCGACCTGGGAACTGTGACTCGATTCCATATTCTGATTCGTGAGTTGACTTTCTACATTCAAGCCTATGTCACTGAGCTGAGATTGCCAGTAATGGTCAGCGATAGTTATCGGTTCTCAGTGGCATGTTCTAGGCAAGAGACCAGCTTCTAATCACTATCCATACATTTTTCGGAACTATGTTAAGTCTAGGGACTGCTCAAGTGTTGATGGATGACTAAGCATTTGGAGGCAATCGCGATCTAAGATCTCAATCTACATCCCTTTGGTTATAAGTATGCCATCAGTACTGAGACGATAGAAAGCCCGCGAAACGTTTGCTGACATAGTACCTAAGGTTCGGTAGAACAGCCAGCCGTGAGCAGCTTATCCATGCACACCAAACGGCAGAGCAGCACCTGCTGTTCGTGTGTCCCTGGCTGAAGAAGACGGCTATCGATAGTGTGCTCATACACCACCTACAGTCAGCTCTGAAACGAGAGGTTGCGATCGGCATCAGCGGGACGGCTGCGTAATTTGGAGACAGGCGAGTGCAGGGACAGCATCTACTATGACGCACTACTCTTGGTGCAACAATTGGCCAGACAGCACTCAAACCTACGATTGAAGGCGATTGGCACTCATGAGAAGTTCCTGGTTTGCGATCGATCCTTCGCCATGATCGGAACCCACAACTTCCTGACTCCGGATGATGGATCTCAGGAGCGACAGGTGAGCCTACGGACGACTGACCAAAACGCGATCCATCAACGACTGCAGAGCTATGAGGATGCACCTACAATCTCGCCAGTAAAAGCACCACTTCTAAAATTAAAGAACAACCCCACCGAACTATCCGCGTAGTGATTTCACCACTGTTCTCTCATCGATAATTTGTAATGATTGATACCTAATAATTATCTGCAGTTGAGACATCCATGCAAGAACAAGAACAGTACGCCGTTCCCGCCCCTCGGAATGTCGAAGGTATCCAGAAGTCCTACAAAAGTGATGCCCAACGGATGCGGGCCAAGAATGCTCAAGCTAGACTAGCTGCCAAGCAGAGAGCTGAGCGGGACCAAAGGCAGAGGGATGCGATCGCACAGATTCCAGAAGAGCACCGGATCTGATATCGAAAGTCCGAGCTTCAGCAAGTTCACATCAGCTGTCAGAGAGCAGGCAACGTGAGCTGAATTTCTTTTAGCCCTTCAGGGGGCGTTGCGCCTAGCAAGTATTCTCTGGCTTCCTCTGAAACCATAAGGCTACCGTTATAGCTACTGAAGTCTGTACCAAGCTGAAATCCATCCTGAATCAGGCACTGGGCAATAGGCATATAGTTCTGCCGCATGAACTGATCTTCAAGCTCTGACAGATGAGACAAGATTGCATCATTGAAACGCCGATGCAATAGCATACCTAGATCCTCTGATGAATCACACTCTACCCACTGATGAAAACGGGTCTCACCCATAGCTTTGACCTGACGTTCAATCCATCGCAGCAATAAGTCTTTGGGTTCTCCTACCTCCAGTCGATCTAAGATGTTTTGGAGTCGGGCAACTTCAATCGCTCTCATTATGACTATCGAACCTACTAGGGTTGCATAACCAGCTTGGACACTTGGAGTAAGTAAACGATCAAGGTAGTGTCAAGATATATTACAGAACAACAGCTCATTAGGGCGTGTCATCAATTAACTTGACGTATCTACATTAATCTTTCATCTTAAAGACTCTTCTACTGTGAGGAGCTTTGAGATGCCCCGACGATATGCTCTGCGCGATGATCAATGGGAGCAGATAGA
The window above is part of the Acaryochloris thomasi RCC1774 genome. Proteins encoded here:
- a CDS encoding pentapeptide repeat-containing protein encodes the protein MESSHSSQVDELLKSYAAGKRDFREIDLSQADLSGLNLKGADLSYADFSEANLNSANLRGSDLSYANLNEADLTQTDLRGTSLLGTDLRGAILEDAELAEADFDDTTHFPTGFNPNN